The window TATTAAGTATTTTAAAACAAAACAATTTTAATAAAGCGGTTTACTTTTCCAAAGGATTTGATAACTCAAGCAGATTAGGTTTAGAAAATCATAGTACAAAAAATGCTTTAGTAGACAAACTAGAAGCAACAAATAACCAAGCTCAAGATTTTAACGACTACCTAATACAAATATCAAACGTACTAGAGCTAACCCAATATATTAATCTAAATAGTGTCGATCAACATAGTTATTTAGAGCTCTACCGATTTAATATATTATATAAAATCAATACCCTTATAATTGATAAAGAAAATAAAAAAGCAGAAACACTAATGGCTATTCTTAATAAATATGCAAGTATTGAAAACACCCCTTTTCTGTATACAGAATATAATGAGATGTATAACACTATTAAGCAACAGTTAAAAGCGCAATAACAGCTACAAATAGTATCTAAAACACCATGTAATTTACAAGTGTCTATCATTATTTAAGAGGTCACTAAAAACCTAAACAATCGCAATAATTATATCGCTTATGCGGAAATTAAACAACCATTTGTTTCAGTAATTTTTTTGAAATAATTATCTCTAAAAAAACAATCAAATTACGAGTAAAAAAAAAGGTGTTTACTTACAAACAAATAACAAGCCCCTTAGAAATATCAATAAAAACACGCAACCTTTTGTAATCATATGTATCTTCTTAATAAACCAGCATTATGAAAACGATAACCTTATTATTAATTGCAGCATTGACCTTGGTTAGTTGCGATAACGACGATGACTCCAACACGCCAACATCAGAAACAACCGTTGTCGGAACATGGCAATTAACACATGTTTATATGGACCCAGGAGATGGTAGTGGTGACTTTACATCCGTAACAAGCAGTAAAACGTTAACTTTTGACGCAGACGGAACCGTTAGCAGTAATACAGATATGTGTATCGTAGCAAGCCAAACAACAAGTCCAACTTCAGGAACCTACACCACAGATGGTGAAATTAGCGTCGACCAATGTCAAAATATTACTTTGGATTTTCAATTGGAACAAAACACCCTTATGGTTTACTTTCCATGCATAGAGGCCTGCGTAGAAAAATATGAGCGTTTATAACTACGCTAAAATCAAATAGCATTTACTGAGCAAAAGTTGCTATAATCTCACTACTAAAACCCCTTTTTTTTTGCCTTTACGGAAAACCGTAAACTAGATTATAGCAACTATTGTAACTTGGCTTTGTAAAAAATATACGTAGTTCTACGTATTTCACAACAACAAGAATAGTTGTAGGTTTGTGTAATACCGCGTTGTTAGATATTACGAATAAAAAGTCACCCTAACCTATCCTATTTGCGGGATATCTGGAATAAAAGTGATTTTATAACGAGTTAGCTGCCATTTAACAAAAATTGCTCCGAATTAATTAATGAACGATAAAACCCCACACGAAAGAGCTAAAAACAAAATTGAGTTTGAAATATCAAAAAAAATTCAATCAACAATCGAATCCTCAAAAAACGGAGGTATTGGCGAACTATTTTATTATTTACACTATTTACATGTTATAAGATTAATTCCTCAAACTCAAGACATACCAGACAGTGAATTAAATATGGTATTAATATACAATAACCACTTAAATGATGCTTATAAATATTTAATTCAAATTTTTTATGTTAATGCAATTGATGTAGCTACACCAATAAATCTTAAAGATATTAGTATCAATTCTGAAATTGTACAATCACTTACTAAACGAACTTTTGAGATTAATTCCAATTATGAAAATTTGACTTTCATTACAATGTCAGAAAATCTTAAAGTTTATGGAGAAAGAGACAGATACTTACGAATGGATTTTGGAGAAGTACTCAATAATCCTAGAACAAAAAAATTCTTTGAATATAATCTGCGCATCGACCGAGATAATGAATTCCATAAACAAAACTTGCAATTAAAAGATGATTTATTAAAGAATTTTGAAAAGGAATATCAACCTTATTCTGATTTATTTAAAAATGAGCTAAATATCGAACTCAAGACATTTATTATGCTAATCGATTTTATAATTAATACAATCACGGAACAAATAAATAGTAATGAGAGCAACTTCGTTAATATTGATGAAGATAAGATAGATGTAAATGC is drawn from Psychroserpens sp. NJDZ02 and contains these coding sequences:
- a CDS encoding lipocalin family protein, yielding MKTITLLLIAALTLVSCDNDDDSNTPTSETTVVGTWQLTHVYMDPGDGSGDFTSVTSSKTLTFDADGTVSSNTDMCIVASQTTSPTSGTYTTDGEISVDQCQNITLDFQLEQNTLMVYFPCIEACVEKYERL